Genomic window (Azospirillum lipoferum 4B):
CGCCGGTGCCGGTCAGGCGGCGAAGATCTGCAACAACATGATCCTCGGCATCTCGATGATCGGCGTCTGCGAGGCCTTCGTTCTGGCGGAAAAGCTGGGCCTGTCGCATCAGGCGCTGTTCGACGTGTCGTCCACCTCGTCGGGCCAGTGCTGGTCGCTGACCAGCTATTGCCCGGTCCCCGGCCCGGTGCCGGCCAGCCCGGCCAACCGCGATTACCAGCCCGGTTTCGCGGCGGCGCTGATGCTGAAGGACCTGAAGCTGGCCCAGGAAGCGGCGCAGAGCGCCGGCGCCCCCACCCCGCTGGGGGCCGCGGCGGCGCAGCTCTACGCGCTGATGAACGCGCAAGGCGAGGGCGGCACCGACTTCTCCGGCATCATCCGCATGCTGCGCGGCGAAGGCTGAGCTACAGCGTCGTGCGTTTAATATGAAACGCACGACGCTGTAGCTTTATGTTTGGCGATCGGATTCACGCTCCAAATCGATTCCGATTTTACGCGATCCGATCTATGCGGCCGGCGGGGGCAGGAACAGCGCCTGCTCCCGCCGGACCAGATCGGCGATGTAGTCGGCGGTCATGGATATCCGCGCCAGCGACCGCAGATCCTCGTGCACGATCAGCCAGAAGGACCGGGTGATCGTCAGTTCCTCCGGCAGGACCGGCACCAGATCGGGCTCACCGCCGGCGATGAAGGCCGGCAGCATGCACAGGCCGGCGCCCGCCTGCGTCGCCTTCAACTGGGCGACGAGGCTGCTGCTCTTGATCCGCGGCACCACCTCCCCGATGGTCTCGACATAGTCCAGTTCGGGGGCGAAGATCAGGTCGTCGATATAGCCGATGAAGGACTGGCCGCGCAGGTCGGCGCGGCTGCGGATCGCTGGCCGGCTGTCCAGATAGGCCGCGGTGCCGTACAGCCCCAGCCGGTAATCGGTCAGTTTCCGCGCATAGAGCCGCCCTTCCTGCGGGCGCGACAGGCTGATGGCGATGTCGGCCTCGCGCTTCGACAGGCTGAAGACGCGCGGCATGGCGACCAGCTGCACCTCCAGCTCCGGATGCCGTTCGCACAAGGCACCGATGCGCGGCGCCAGGAAACAGCTGCCGAAGCCGTCGGGCGCCCCGATGCGCACCGCGCCGGCAAGCGCCAGATCGCCATCCGCCACCATGCCCTGGGCGAGGAAGGCGGCACTCTCCATCACCTCGGCGGTCTGCTTCAGCCGCTCGCCCTGCGGCGTCAGCGTGAATCCGCTGGGCCGCCGTTCGAACAGGGTGACGCGCAGCGCATCCTCCAGCGCCGAGATGCGGCGGCTGACCGTGGTGTGGTCGGCCCGCAGGCGCTGGGCCGCCGTGGTCAGTGTGCCGGCGCGGGCCACCGCCAGGAAGAATCGCAGGTCGTTCCAGTTGAAATCGGCCATGTCCGCCGGCGCCGCCGTCCGTTCTCTCTGGTGACTCAGGGGCCGAACTGTCCCATCAACCCGCCCCCCTGACAAGAGCGCCAACCCGCCCCTGCGACAACGCCGCACCCGGCGCGATTGGGCACACCGAAAGAGCCTGCCCCGAAGGATTACCGCATCTTCCGGCTAACGCTCCGATTTCGCGTGGACGAAGCGCCCGCCTGCCGCGTTTATCTGTTGGGGAACGCGGCGTTCCTGACCACTGCAAAGACCGAAAGGACGGGCGATGCCGGGCGAGGGCCGGACGAAAAACTGGAGCGGATCGGCCATTGCAAGGACCGTGGCGGCGGCGCTCGCCGTCCTTGTCGCGGCTGCGGCGCTGCCGGCCGCCGCCGAACCGGTGGCGGTTCAAGCGCCGGCAAAACCCCGGACCGACGCCTTCGATTGCTGGCTTCTCGACCCGGACCGGCTGGAGCAGGCGGCCGACCAGGGCCTGTGCGGCGATGCCTTCGCCCGCGCGCCGGACATCGCCTCCCTGCCCGACGCCCCTCCCCTGCCCGCCCTGACGCCGCCGCGCAAGCCGAAGATTCCGGAACGGCGCAGCCGCACATCCAGCCGCAATTCCAGCCACAGCGAAAGCC
Coding sequences:
- a CDS encoding LysR family transcriptional regulator, with amino-acid sequence MADFNWNDLRFFLAVARAGTLTTAAQRLRADHTTVSRRISALEDALRVTLFERRPSGFTLTPQGERLKQTAEVMESAAFLAQGMVADGDLALAGAVRIGAPDGFGSCFLAPRIGALCERHPELEVQLVAMPRVFSLSKREADIAISLSRPQEGRLYARKLTDYRLGLYGTAAYLDSRPAIRSRADLRGQSFIGYIDDLIFAPELDYVETIGEVVPRIKSSSLVAQLKATQAGAGLCMLPAFIAGGEPDLVPVLPEELTITRSFWLIVHEDLRSLARISMTADYIADLVRREQALFLPPPAA